The Cloeon dipterum chromosome 3, ieCloDipt1.1, whole genome shotgun sequence genome includes a region encoding these proteins:
- the LOC135940664 gene encoding carboxypeptidase B-like encodes MLSSAYYFLVLICCATTALAHKSYDGYQVIRTRELRAEDEVENVLSLTEQNDYDFLTSPRVGSAVQILVGPEKTDALQSNLRTLGLFPEVLVQNVERALSLERKTYSSMKRRSRKSVSSDRYLNFDEIMAYIKTVAETFPEIATIIDIGTSWEGRPMRLLKLSNGPGKNAVFMDSAMHAREWLGPLTLIHFIDQLTKNLQENQALLDANDWFFLLVANPDGYVYSWSEDRFWRKTRKPNNGSDCIGTDPNRNFDYLWKEANDDVCTQHYPGREPFSEPECAAISKFILENTKITLYLAMHSYGQLILLPWEVEKNQTESSDNKLESVAKEAQRALAAVNGTQYSVGTTTQVLGYVARGTSFDWAFAKAGIQLSYTMELSPKWNGQVIEANFILDPARIPVVKVESWEAVKVFVSHLPETRLNV; translated from the exons ATGCTGTCGAGCGCCTATTACTTTTTGGTGCTGATCTGCTGTGCCACCACCGCACTGGCCCACAAATCGTATGATGG GTACCAGGTTATTCGCACCAGAGAATTGCGTGCTGAGGACGAAGTGGAGAATGTGTTGTCACTTACCGAACAAAACGATTACGACTTTCTCACTAGTCCTCGCGTTGGTTCTGCTGTTCAAATATTAGTCGGACCAGAAAAAACTGATGCCTTGCAAAGCAATCTAAGGACACTTGGTTTATTCCCAGAGGTACTTGTACAAAATGTTGAGAG agCATTAAGTTTAGAACGGAAGACATATTCTTCAATGAAGCGGCGGTCTCGAAAATCAGTTTCGAGTGATAGGTACCTTAATTTTGATGAG ataatgGCCTATATAAAGACGGTGGCGGAGACGTTTCCCGAAATTGCCACGATCATTGACATTGGTACATCCTGGGAAGGCAGACCTATGCGGCTTTTGAAATTGTCCAACGGTCCGGGCAAGAACGCTGTGTTCATGGACAGCGCAATGCATGCACGCGAATGGCTTGGCCCACTCactttaattcatttcattgaCCAACTGAcgaaaaatttacaagaaaaccAAGCTCTGCTCGACGCCAACGACTGGTTTTTCCTTCTAGTGGCAAATCCGGACGGATACGTTTATTCCTGGTCCGAGGATAGGTTTTGGAGAAAAACCCGCAAGCCCAACAACGGATCTGATTGCATTGGAACGGATCCGAACCGCAACTTTGATTACCTGTGGAAAG aagcTAATGACGATGTGTGTACCCAACATTATCCCGGGAGGGAACCGTTCTCAGAGCCAGAATGTGCAgccatttccaaatttattctagaaaacacgaaaattaCTCTCTACCTCGCCATGCACAGCTATGGACAG cttatTTTACTGCCATGGGAggtcgaaaaaaatcaaactgagTCAAGTGACAACAAATTG GAATCAGTGGCCAAGGAAGCACAGAGAGCATTAGCTGCCGTGAACGGAACGCAATATTCAGTTGGAACCACAACTCAAGTGTTGGGAT ATGTAGCGCGTGGAACGAGCTTCGACTGGGCGTTTGCTAAAGCTGGAATCCAATTGTCTTATACAATGGAGCTTTCGCCAAAGTGGAATGGACAAGTGATAGAGGCTAATTTCATATTGGATCCGGCTAGGATTCCAGTAGTGAAGGTTGAAAGCTGGGAAGCCGTCAAAGTATTTGTCTCGCACTT